From the [Limnothrix rosea] IAM M-220 genome, the window GAATTGTCCCAAGGCATATCGGGATGATCCCAACTCACCCAAGCTAAGGTTTTGCCATCGGGGGACAAACGGGGCGACGTATAGAAATCGTTGCCCTCAACTAAAACTGAAACGTCACCAGAATCGAGGGCGATCGCCACAATGTCATTTTTCGGTTCTTGACCTGCTCCGGCGTGATCTTCGCTCACACAAATCAGGCGATTATTAACTGAATCTAAAATAAAATCGGCATATCTGCGTTGATTTTCCGGCGTTAAAACTTCGGGTTCAGCATCTTTCTTTTGCACATATACCCGGCGATCGCCATCATTAGAAAAATACACCGTTTCATCATCAGTAATCAGAAAAGCACCACCACCATACTCATGGACACGGGTGCGCACATTAAATCCCTGCGGCGTAATATCTTGTTCTGAACCGTCAGAATTTAACCGAACTAAAACATTGCGCCCCTTTTCCTGCGGGCGACCTTCTAGCCAAAATAATGTATCCCCAGCCCAGGCCACCGCACCCAAACCGATACTGCTAGAGACAATCAAATCTGAAGTGATCGGCGATCGCCAAGAACCGTAGGCAGCAGTTTGGGGAATAGTCATATCGTGAACAAAAAGAAACGAAACAGCCTTGCCATTTTATCTCAATGCCCTTCTCTGCTCAGGGGAATACATTCCCATAACATCCTAGAGTAAAGATTTTAGGGTGAAGTTAATAGCATATCTTTAAAAATAAGACACAATGAATTATCAGCTTCATTAGCCTTCAATGTTTTACCCGAAAATGTTAATCCGCCCCCAATCCCTAAAGCGTGTGCTTGGCATTCTGCTTTTGGCGATCGCCTACTATGGATTAGCCGAATTGTCCCGTACATTAGCCGCCACCCCCCAGAATGTAACCCCAGTGTGGCCGCCCGATGGCATTGCTGTCGGCGCAGTGATGTTATTTGGCAATTGGATGAATGTTGGAGTTTTCTGCGGATCATTTTTAGCTAATTTTTGGGCTTTTCGAGATACAACAAACTTATTGTCCCTCGCCATCTCTATTTTTCCAGTCATCGGCATCGCCCTTGGCACAAGCCTAGGCACTTGGTGGGGAGCCTTTCTCCTCAAAAAAACAACCAACAATCGTTATCCCTTTGCACGCACATCTGACGTATTTAAATTTTTGGTTTTAGCCGGTATGGCTGGCCCTTTTGTTAATGCAACCGCTGGTGTCACCTGTCTCGCCTTAAGCCAAACAATACCTTGGACAGACTACCTTTCCGTCTGGCTAACTTGGTGGATTTCTAATGTTTCTGGAATTTTTATTGTCACCCCAATTTTATTAAGCGGACAACACTTTTTTCAAAATAGAAAATACATCAAAAACGGATCTTTTTGGAAATTTTTTACCTTGCTCGTGGCTCGAGAAGAATATCTTTTTATCAAACAAGATCTACCCATTAAAGAGCGATACAAACTCTATAAACTATGGATGGTTATTGAGCCATTTTTGCTCATCAGCTTACTTGCTATTATCGACTATATCTCTTTTCAAGGAAATTATAGTCTGGAATACATGTTGATTCCGCTGTTACTTTTGTCAGCCTTTCGTTTTGGGCAATTTCAAGCAGCAATTCTCACCTTTTTTATTACAGCTTTAGCTGTTGTGTCCACAGTAAATGGGCAAGGTAGCTTTATCGCGACAAACCTCAATCAATCATTGATTCAGCTACAATCATTTATTGCGGTCATAACATTAACAGTTTTAGTGTTTACTGCAATGATGAAAGAGCGAATGCAGTCAGAAGTACAACTCAATTTAGCCTTTTCAAAATTAGCTCAAACTAATCAAAGTCTAGAGAGCCGAGTTCAGCAACGAACAGAAGAATTAAAACAAAAAAATCTAGAATTAAATACGAAAAATGAAACTTTAGAGCAGACTTTAGATACCCTCAAGCAGACTCAGCTTCAGATGATTCAGAGTGAGAAGATGTCTGCATTGGGGCAAATGGTCGCAGGCATTGCCCATGAAATCAATAATCCGGTTAGTTTTATTTCAGGTAATCTTGTTTACTTATCAAATTATGTGAATGATTTATTAAAGATTCGGACTTTACACCAACAACATTTACCAGAGATCCCTTCAAGTTTAGAGGCAGAACTAGAAGAGTTAGAGCTAGATTTTGTTGAGGATGATTTATCGAAGGTGCTGCAATCGATGAAAATGGGAACAGAGAGAATCACCCGTATTATTTCATCATTGCGTAACTTCTCCCGTTTAGATGAGTCGGAGTTTAAATATGTTGATCTCCATGAAGGGATAGAGAGTACTCTTGTGATTTTGCAACATCGACTAGTACCAAAAGGTGCTGGATTTTCGGCGATCGCCCTAGTAAAAGACTATGGTGAGTTGCCTCTCGTCGCTTGTGATGCGGGCTCCCTGAATCAAGTGTTTATGAACTTATTAAGTAATGCCATTGATGCTTTAGAAGAAAGTGAAACGATGGAGCCAAAAATTTATATTCAAACATCTCAAACGGAGGATCAAAGGATTCGAATTTGCATTGCTAACAATGGTACTGTGATTCCTGCGGAGATCCAATCAAAGTTATTTGACCCATTTTTTACGACAAAACCAATGGGTAAAGGAACGGGTTTAGGTCTTTCCATGAGTTATCAAATTGTGACAGAACGCCATCGGGGTAAGTTGTGGTGTGAGTCACGGCTAGGGCATCGGACAAAGTTTATTATTGAGATCCCCCAAGAGAGGATGATGTCTTAATCCGGCGATCGCCATGCCACAGTCTTAAGCTTTAACTTTTGGGGAGACGGACTGAATGGTAAACGGCTCGGCGGGATAATGTTTCCAGCTTTTTTGATAGCGCTCTGAAATAAAAGGACGCACTGTAAATTTGGGAGGTGTGGCAGCTTCAATGTCAACGTCAATTCTGAGAAAAGAGTAGGGCTGTTGTTTTTCTTTGCCTTTACCGGTTTTGCCGAAAAAGACTTTCGACTCGGCGATCGCCGGACTTGTTGCATCAAAATCTGCCGCGTGCAATACATTACCTTCACGACGCTGACGACGGAGACTGTAGCCACTTCCCCCTGCCACAATCCAGTTTGTAAACGAGTCGCCATGGCCTGTATTCCACGTTTCGATATGCTCCATGCAGTGGGCATGGCCATTAATCACGAGATCCACGAGGGGGCGATCGCCGACATTCCAGTTTAGAGCGACACCAACATTATCCAGAACAGCCTGCAAATTATCCCGTACGGCATGGGTTTGACCTTGATACCATTTTGTTGACTCCGTGACGTAGGGCGGATGGTGGAAAAATAAGACACGGCCTGTCACTGTTTCATTTTGCCAAGATGCGATTAATTCCGTTTCCAGCCATTGAAGTTGCTCTAGATCGATGGAGTTGTCTTCCGGATTAAGCTGTTTGTGAATATCCCGTTGGATTTCGTCGATTTGTTCTAATTTTTCCCGCACTTGCTGCTCGTCTTCGCTATCATAATCCGGCGATCGCCCCATCATTTCTAGGGACGCTTGCAATGTTTCTTGCTCGTTTTGTAATTCAACTAATTTGTCCTGAAGTTGCCGCTGTTTTTCGTGATTTAAAGGCTTTCCCAAGGATTTTGGTGAATGGTTAAAAGTGTTGGAATCAAGGGCAAAAAAATCAACGCTACCCACCCGAAATGTATAGTAGCGATTGGGGAGACGCGTAAATTCGTTGGTGTCGTAATGTAGACAGCGCTTCGTTTCACCAGGGTGGATTTCGTGCTTACGGTAATATTTTTCGAGGTGTTTTTCTAAACTCCAATCAAGAAAAAAACGGTCAAGACAATCGATAAAGGCACGGGAATAAGCTTCACCATCAAAAGAACCATGCCAGCCAATATCCCAATCAGAGCCAAGGGAAAAAACCTTACGGAATGTTTTGGTCACCCCGGAAATCAAGCCATAAATCCAAGGTAAATTGTAATAATCATGGTTTCCTAAAACAGGTAAAAAAGGCAAATTAAAAACCATTTTGTCATAGGCGATTTGTTGGGGTTTGTCGCCACCTTTCAGGAAATCACGATAGGGTTTAATGAAATTTTCGGTGTAATACTCACTCGAACCGACAAGATAAACGACATCGCCGGTATGCATGACAAAACTTGCCCCCTCCCGCTGGGTTTGCATCTGTGCGGCGATCGCATATTGGGGGTCATAACTACCCTGTTTACCAGTACCACTATCTCCGATGACGAGGAACGAAAAATTTTTAGCCGTGGCATTGTTGTCGTCTAATACGAGGTGAGTTTGATCAATCCCCTGTTTCTTTAGCATTGGATGTTGCCAACGGATTCGCTCTTGCATCGCTTGGATTTTACGGGCGATCGTCGAATCAATTACAAATTTCATAGGAGGAGATCGTTTAACAATTTAGGCAACTTATTCTTTCATCTTAAAACGATACTCCCGGCGATCGCCTGACCCTATCAGCAGAAATCACCCAATTACAGCGCTCTATCCCTAGCCTAATTTTTTGAAATTATAAGATTAACTGATCATCACGACTTAATAAATCCCAGCTAGTCCGATTGTGGCAGGGTATGTATTCCAAAAAAAACTGCAGTCCCCACCCTCATCTTTTTTTCATCGCAAAACACAAAGAAACCCTGAGTTCAGAATTTACCCACAAAAGGCAAACATAGAACTAAGGGTCTCTAAAATTAGGCTTCCGAAAAAACCTTAGTGGCTGACTTTAGCCAATCAAACCTGTTCTAAAAAATTAGGACAAGGAGTTGATAACGTAGTCAAGCAGAGCATTGTACTCAGTGAGAGCCTGTGCAGACATGTCACGAGGAGCACAACCACGGTTACGAGCGAAGCTAAGAGCCTCAACGTAAGGAGCAGTAGGAAGATTTAAAGCACGGTAAACTTCACGCTGACCAGCAATACCCCACTCATCAAGAGGACCAGTACCACCAACAACGAGGCTGTAGTTGATCAAACGGAGGTAGTGCTTAACGTCGCGGAGGCACTTTTCTTTGAAAGTGTCAGTGGAGTTAGCCTGACCAGCATCATTGAGGTAAGGGTACTTCTTGATGCAAGCATCATAAGCTTCCTTAGCAACAGCATCGATATTGCCAGCGAGCTTCTCAGCAGCTTCTAGACGAGCAGCAGCACGTTGGATGGAGCCTTGAACGGACTCAAGATCAGAAGAAGTGGGAAAACGACCTGCAGCATCAGCAGAAGCGATCGCAGTAGTAACAACGGATTTCATGTCTTTACTATCCTTTAGTTTTGACTTGATTTGATTTATATGTGGTCGGAATCCAGAGCTCGGAACCCAGACCAAAAATTAAAAATGAAGAACTATAACCAAAGCGGCTATAGGAGTTGTTAGCTAAGAGCTGCAACAACGCGGTCGAAGTAGCTACCAGCTTCTGCAACGAGGCTTGCACAACGATCTTCAACAACGGGGGAGCCCATCTTACGAAGACGGCCGCCGGCACGTGCTTCACTGGGGTTGTCTTGGATGTGAGCAGCAGCTTGAGCTTTCATGATGCCTACTGCGCGTGCAGTGGACTGAAGAGGTACACCAAGAGCTGTGTAAGTTTCCTTGAGGCCGTTCAAACAACGATCTTCAAGTACAGATGCATCACCAGCGAGAAGCGCGTAGCTTACATAACGCAAGATGATTTCAGCGTCACGAAGGCAAGCAGCCATGCGACGGTTGGGGTAGCAGTTACCACCAGCTTGGATAAGACCAGTGTTCTCACAAATCATGCCTGCAACTGCGTCAGAAACCATGCAGCTAGCGTTGGAAGCGATCGCATTAACTGCGTCTAGACGACGGTTACCAGAAGCGATGAAATCTTTGAGTTCAGCGAGTTCACTGGAACCGATTGCAGCAGTCTTGCTATCAGCAGTTACAACTGCTCTAGAAAAAGCGTCAAGCATTTGAGCTCTCCTCTATAGTTATTTGAACAAAATTGACTTTTAAAAAGTTTGAGTTAGTCGTCGTTGCGAACCAACTGAAATGAGAATAAATGCCAACCGGAATTCCGGGGGCTTTTTTGAGAGACAAAGAAACTTTTCGTAACATTTGATACGTGGGTAATCTTGGTTTCATGGGGTACGAAACCTTTGTGCTGAAAGCGTTTTTTTGAATGTTACGGTTGTTGCGAGTGGGCGTAAAAAACGTGTTTTTTACATTACGAAATGTTGCTTTCTCAACAATGCCCTTAAGCCAGTCGGATGCCATCTCATATACTTGCAGCAAGTTAACTATTCCCCTACAGCCCATTGGACGAAGTTCATGTTTCAGCCTTTTCTTAGACATTTAGAGCAAGAGTTGTTCAGTCGCTTTGAGCTAAAAAGTCGTCCTATTGATCC encodes:
- a CDS encoding bleomycin hydrolase, with product MKSVVTTAIASADAAGRFPTSSDLESVQGSIQRAAARLEAAEKLAGNIDAVAKEAYDACIKKYPYLNDAGQANSTDTFKEKCLRDVKHYLRLINYSLVVGGTGPLDEWGIAGQREVYRALNLPTAPYVEALSFARNRGCAPRDMSAQALTEYNALLDYVINSLS
- a CDS encoding metallophosphoesterase family protein, which encodes MKFVIDSTIARKIQAMQERIRWQHPMLKKQGIDQTHLVLDDNNATAKNFSFLVIGDSGTGKQGSYDPQYAIAAQMQTQREGASFVMHTGDVVYLVGSSEYYTENFIKPYRDFLKGGDKPQQIAYDKMVFNLPFLPVLGNHDYYNLPWIYGLISGVTKTFRKVFSLGSDWDIGWHGSFDGEAYSRAFIDCLDRFFLDWSLEKHLEKYYRKHEIHPGETKRCLHYDTNEFTRLPNRYYTFRVGSVDFFALDSNTFNHSPKSLGKPLNHEKQRQLQDKLVELQNEQETLQASLEMMGRSPDYDSEDEQQVREKLEQIDEIQRDIHKQLNPEDNSIDLEQLQWLETELIASWQNETVTGRVLFFHHPPYVTESTKWYQGQTHAVRDNLQAVLDNVGVALNWNVGDRPLVDLVINGHAHCMEHIETWNTGHGDSFTNWIVAGGSGYSLRRQRREGNVLHAADFDATSPAIAESKVFFGKTGKGKEKQQPYSFLRIDVDIEAATPPKFTVRPFISERYQKSWKHYPAEPFTIQSVSPKVKA
- a CDS encoding MASE1 domain-containing protein, which translates into the protein MFYPKMLIRPQSLKRVLGILLLAIAYYGLAELSRTLAATPQNVTPVWPPDGIAVGAVMLFGNWMNVGVFCGSFLANFWAFRDTTNLLSLAISIFPVIGIALGTSLGTWWGAFLLKKTTNNRYPFARTSDVFKFLVLAGMAGPFVNATAGVTCLALSQTIPWTDYLSVWLTWWISNVSGIFIVTPILLSGQHFFQNRKYIKNGSFWKFFTLLVAREEYLFIKQDLPIKERYKLYKLWMVIEPFLLISLLAIIDYISFQGNYSLEYMLIPLLLLSAFRFGQFQAAILTFFITALAVVSTVNGQGSFIATNLNQSLIQLQSFIAVITLTVLVFTAMMKERMQSEVQLNLAFSKLAQTNQSLESRVQQRTEELKQKNLELNTKNETLEQTLDTLKQTQLQMIQSEKMSALGQMVAGIAHEINNPVSFISGNLVYLSNYVNDLLKIRTLHQQHLPEIPSSLEAELEELELDFVEDDLSKVLQSMKMGTERITRIISSLRNFSRLDESEFKYVDLHEGIESTLVILQHRLVPKGAGFSAIALVKDYGELPLVACDAGSLNQVFMNLLSNAIDALEESETMEPKIYIQTSQTEDQRIRICIANNGTVIPAEIQSKLFDPFFTTKPMGKGTGLGLSMSYQIVTERHRGKLWCESRLGHRTKFIIEIPQERMMS
- the cpeB gene encoding C-phycoerythrin subunit beta, which produces MLDAFSRAVVTADSKTAAIGSSELAELKDFIASGNRRLDAVNAIASNASCMVSDAVAGMICENTGLIQAGGNCYPNRRMAACLRDAEIILRYVSYALLAGDASVLEDRCLNGLKETYTALGVPLQSTARAVGIMKAQAAAHIQDNPSEARAGGRLRKMGSPVVEDRCASLVAEAGSYFDRVVAALS